One Phoenix dactylifera cultivar Barhee BC4 chromosome 8, palm_55x_up_171113_PBpolish2nd_filt_p, whole genome shotgun sequence genomic window carries:
- the LOC120111711 gene encoding uncharacterized protein LOC120111711, which yields MDIDLALHEDMPPVPTEETTPEEKKLYERWERSNRLSLLLIQNHISRKIRGSIPDCKTAKEFLTTVEEQFVSSKKALASTLISRFASLKYNDNGGIREHIMELRDIAAQLKSLEVDMSETFLVHFVLNSLPMEYAPFKISYNTHTEKWTMNQLLAMCVDEEQRIKQERQESVYLTSHKGKGHKEVGGTSHHIPVKKKKMKV from the coding sequence ATGGATATTGATCTGGCACTTCATGAGGACATGCCACCTGTCCCCACGGAGGAAACTACGCCAGAGGAGAAAAAGTTGTATGAGAGGTGGGAGCGGTCAAACCGCTTAAGTCTTTTACTCATACAAAATCATATCTCCAGAAAGATAAGGGGCTCAATTCCAGATTGCAAAACTGCAAAAGAATTCTTAACAACAGTAGAAGAGCAATTTGTGAGTTCAAAGAAAGCCCTAGCCAGCACCTTAATATCAAGATTTGCTTCCTTAAAGTATAATGATAATGGTGGCATACGCGAGCACATTATGGAATTACGTGACATCGCTGCCCAATTAAAATCATTGGAAGTAGACATGTCAGAAACTTTTCTTGTACACTTTGTCCTTAATTCTCTGCCTATGGAGTATGCACCATTTAAGATCTCATACAACACACATACAGAAAAATGGACTATGAATCAACTTCTAGCCATGTGTGTTGATGAGGAGCAGAGAATAAAACAAGAGAGGCAAGAGAGTGTTTATCTCACCTCTCATAAGGGAAAAGGACATAAAGAGGTCGGCGGTACCAGTCATCATATTCCtgttaagaagaaaaaaatgaaagtgtaa